The Fulvivirga ligni genome window below encodes:
- a CDS encoding REP-associated tyrosine transposase — protein MISSVSDTVLNTAYLSFLGIIALINHMSGGYKIRNQSGIHFLSFAVVEWIDVFSRRVYCELIVESLNHCVKQRGLIIYAWVIMSNHLHLIVSAKNDNLSDVLRDFKKFTAREILKFIANENVESRRDWMLWLFRSAGANNKRNKEYQFWRQNNHPEELETNNFKDQKLDYIHNNPVKAGIVDEPEHYCWSSARDYAGMKGLVEIEFL, from the coding sequence ATGATAAGTAGTGTCTCTGACACGGTATTAAATACTGCATATTTATCATTTTTAGGAATTATTGCTTTGATTAATCACATGTCTGGAGGTTATAAAATAAGAAATCAGTCAGGCATCCATTTTCTCTCCTTTGCTGTCGTAGAATGGATTGACGTTTTTTCAAGAAGAGTATATTGTGAGCTTATAGTAGAGAGCTTAAATCATTGCGTAAAGCAAAGAGGGTTAATTATTTATGCTTGGGTAATCATGAGCAATCATTTACATTTAATTGTATCAGCCAAAAATGATAATCTTTCTGATGTGCTCCGTGATTTTAAAAAATTTACGGCCAGAGAGATTTTGAAATTCATTGCCAATGAAAATGTAGAAAGCCGAAGAGATTGGATGTTATGGCTGTTTCGATCAGCAGGTGCAAATAACAAAAGAAATAAGGAATATCAATTTTGGAGACAAAATAATCACCCTGAAGAATTAGAAACCAACAATTTTAAGGATCAAAAATTAGATTATATTCACAATAATCCTGTCAAAGCTGGGATTGTTGATGAGCCAGAACACTATTGTTGGTCAAGTGCAAGAGACTATGCTGGAATGAAGGGGCTGGTTGAAATTGAGTTTTTATAA
- a CDS encoding STM3941 family protein: MSLMLISSICFLIVPENFIRNVFMKIEHIQIVGVLGILYFSTLLYSFLAILPRKYAIIISDDFLIDNSKYESLGKIKWTDISGVRRFKKRNIEISLKVDLYSSEKRSLLKKFLTFMHNWNNNNRILISSTLTDRNIEALFEEIKNAYKTSK; this comes from the coding sequence ATGAGCTTAATGCTTATCTCGTCAATTTGTTTTTTAATAGTTCCTGAGAATTTTATTAGAAATGTGTTTATGAAGATCGAACATATTCAGATTGTAGGTGTCTTAGGCATTCTGTATTTTTCGACTTTACTGTATTCCTTTTTGGCTATTCTTCCAAGAAAATATGCTATCATAATTTCAGACGATTTCTTAATTGATAATTCAAAGTATGAATCTTTAGGGAAAATTAAGTGGACTGATATTTCTGGGGTAAGAAGGTTCAAGAAAAGGAATATTGAAATCTCTTTAAAAGTGGATTTATACAGCAGTGAAAAAAGAAGTTTACTTAAGAAATTTCTAACTTTTATGCACAACTGGAATAATAATAACCGAATCCTAATTTCAAGTACTCTAACGGACCGTAATATTGAAGCTCTATTTGAGGAAATCAAAAATGCATATAAAACTAGTAAATAG
- a CDS encoding FecR family protein, producing MRYYCVFLLFMSLALISCSSSVEQTTEDEPQMVELPDGSVALLNVHSSITYHPDFEDRTISQEGEVFYVVVEDEVPFVIETEQGDVKVVGTEFNVKAIGAELEVEVERGVVQLKTSKLFKEIRKGQRALFKDVSKGIQMGKAEFYHRKWSKHFDKQLRMFRKDLKKGTRKAGKDSKKIGKDLNKEFKKLGK from the coding sequence ATGAGATATTATTGCGTTTTTCTTCTTTTCATGTCTTTGGCATTGATTTCATGTTCGTCATCAGTAGAGCAAACCACTGAAGATGAGCCGCAGATGGTTGAACTACCAGATGGTTCGGTAGCCTTACTAAATGTACACAGTTCCATAACGTATCATCCTGATTTTGAGGATAGAACCATTAGTCAGGAAGGGGAGGTGTTTTACGTAGTGGTGGAAGATGAGGTTCCATTTGTAATAGAAACTGAGCAGGGTGATGTGAAGGTTGTAGGTACAGAATTTAATGTAAAGGCCATTGGAGCAGAGCTTGAAGTGGAGGTAGAAAGAGGTGTTGTGCAGCTAAAAACCAGTAAGTTATTCAAAGAAATTCGTAAAGGGCAGAGAGCGCTATTTAAGGATGTTAGCAAGGGTATTCAGATGGGAAAAGCCGAATTTTATCATAGAAAATGGTCAAAGCACTTTGATAAACAGTTAAGAATGTTCAGAAAGGATTTGAAAAAAGGAACCAGGAAAGCGGGTAAAGATTCGAAGAAAATAGGGAAGGACCTCAATAAAGAGTTTAAAAAATTAGGCAAGTAG
- a CDS encoding DUF1059 domain-containing protein, translated as MKIMTCKQLGGACEKEFHAETFKEMSDLSQKHGMEMFQKGDKDHIEAMEHMRDLMQNPESMRKWMAAKKVEFDALPEVDG; from the coding sequence ATGAAAATCATGACTTGTAAACAGCTGGGTGGTGCCTGTGAAAAGGAATTTCATGCTGAAACGTTTAAGGAGATGTCAGACCTCAGTCAGAAACATGGAATGGAGATGTTTCAGAAAGGAGATAAAGATCACATAGAAGCCATGGAGCATATGCGCGATCTGATGCAGAATCCTGAGAGCATGAGGAAGTGGATGGCTGCCAAGAAGGTAGAATTTGATGCTTTGCCGGAAGTAGATGGATGA
- a CDS encoding ArsR/SmtB family transcription factor — MELRRDVFQAIADPTRRAIITLVALQAMTPGAIAEKFDSSRQTISRHIKVLTECEILGQEQSGREVYYHLNAQKLKEIADFVEPFRKMWDDRFNKLESIMKNYKSEE, encoded by the coding sequence ATGGAATTAAGAAGAGACGTATTTCAGGCCATTGCCGATCCTACACGCAGGGCCATTATTACTCTGGTGGCGCTCCAGGCCATGACTCCTGGTGCCATAGCCGAGAAGTTTGATTCTTCCCGCCAAACTATTTCACGACATATCAAAGTGCTGACCGAATGCGAAATATTAGGTCAGGAGCAAAGTGGCAGAGAGGTGTATTATCATCTCAATGCTCAGAAGCTCAAAGAGATAGCTGATTTTGTTGAACCCTTCCGTAAAATGTGGGATGACAGATTCAACAAGCTGGAATCGATAATGAAGAACTATAAAAGTGAAGAATAA
- a CDS encoding PLDc N-terminal domain-containing protein — protein sequence MDYFIVILFSLAVITLWIWAIIDVSYSRFKSQKINLVWYILVLLFPILGPIFYFQLKRYYLFKARVFNPNFNA from the coding sequence ATGGATTATTTTATAGTTATTTTATTTTCGCTGGCAGTAATTACATTATGGATTTGGGCCATTATTGATGTTTCCTATTCTAGATTTAAAAGTCAAAAGATAAATTTAGTTTGGTATATTTTAGTCTTATTGTTTCCAATCCTGGGTCCTATATTCTACTTTCAATTAAAGAGGTACTATCTTTTTAAAGCGAGGGTTTTTAATCCCAATTTCAATGCTTAA
- a CDS encoding YdeI/OmpD-associated family protein, with product MNSKVNFFFEKESKWQKEYKALRSLILDCGMVEELKWGKPCYTENGNNVVLIHGFKEYCALLFHKGALLKDPENVLVQQTENVQSARQIRFSSLQEIIDLEATIKAYVYEAIEVEKAGLEVEMKKTAEFNMPDEFAEKLNADANLKEAFEHLTPGRQRGYLLYFSQAKQSKTRAARVEKYIPVIMEGKGLND from the coding sequence ATGAACTCGAAGGTAAATTTCTTTTTTGAGAAGGAAAGCAAATGGCAAAAGGAGTATAAGGCTTTGAGAAGCTTAATTCTAGACTGCGGCATGGTTGAAGAACTAAAATGGGGCAAGCCATGCTATACCGAAAACGGTAATAATGTGGTGCTGATCCATGGTTTTAAAGAATATTGTGCACTTCTTTTTCATAAAGGAGCTTTGCTGAAAGACCCTGAGAATGTGCTGGTTCAACAAACTGAAAATGTACAGTCGGCCAGGCAAATACGGTTTTCCAGCTTACAGGAGATCATAGATTTAGAGGCCACTATAAAGGCTTATGTCTATGAGGCTATAGAGGTAGAAAAGGCTGGTCTTGAGGTAGAAATGAAAAAGACGGCTGAGTTTAATATGCCCGATGAATTCGCTGAGAAGTTAAATGCGGATGCAAATTTAAAAGAGGCCTTTGAGCATCTCACCCCAGGCCGACAACGAGGCTACTTGCTATATTTTTCTCAGGCCAAGCAGTCGAAAACACGAGCGGCGCGTGTAGAAAAATATATACCTGTAATTATGGAAGGAAAAGGGCTAAATGACTAG
- a CDS encoding MGMT family protein — protein sequence MKRQKKIDDNIYDAILEITLLIPPGRVTTYGTIAKAVGHPTGARMVARAMGMRLSDQPDVKIPVFRVVSSGGFLKGEHDNRQKMLEAEGHEIKNDKIVDFKKVFWDPLEEI from the coding sequence ATGAAAAGACAAAAGAAAATAGACGACAATATTTACGATGCTATCCTAGAGATAACCTTACTCATTCCTCCAGGGCGAGTGACTACTTATGGCACTATAGCCAAGGCTGTAGGCCACCCCACAGGAGCCCGAATGGTAGCCAGAGCAATGGGCATGCGGCTTTCCGATCAGCCTGATGTGAAAATACCAGTTTTCAGAGTAGTCAGCAGCGGGGGCTTTCTAAAAGGCGAACATGATAACAGACAAAAGATGCTCGAAGCCGAAGGCCATGAGATTAAAAATGATAAGATTGTAGATTTTAAGAAGGTGTTCTGGGATCCGTTGGAGGAGATATAG
- a CDS encoding sulfatase family protein, protein MKKLLFLILCIGFSFHHAYAQKKKPNVILVFIDDMGWADLSCFGNTDAETPNIDRFASEGICFDQFYVNSPICSPSRVAIATGTYPQRWNITSYLARRELNKERGIANWLDPAAPMLARKLKDDGYTTGHFGKWHMGGQRDVTEAPYISEYGYDQSLTNFEGMGPKLLPLTKDENGEVGRIWQDAEILGEGYHWVQRSEITTGFIDSAITFMDKALEADKPFYVDIWPDDVHSPYWPPFEEYGVAKEAGKRGLYLAVLEAMDKQFGKLFEYIESNKELKDNTLVIFCSDNGPEQGAGRAGELKGYKTHLYEGGIRSSLIVWAPGFMNKKAVGTRNRASLFSAIDLSPSILDFTGTKTDNGLVDGEDMLPTLLGQKKRVATSADFL, encoded by the coding sequence ATGAAAAAACTATTATTCCTGATACTTTGTATTGGCTTTTCATTTCATCATGCCTATGCGCAAAAGAAGAAGCCGAATGTAATCCTGGTATTTATTGATGACATGGGCTGGGCTGACCTTTCCTGCTTTGGTAACACAGATGCTGAGACTCCTAACATCGATAGGTTCGCGTCAGAAGGAATATGTTTCGATCAGTTTTATGTGAATTCTCCTATCTGCTCACCTTCCAGGGTAGCCATTGCTACGGGCACCTATCCACAGCGATGGAATATTACCTCTTATCTGGCTAGGAGAGAGCTGAATAAGGAACGAGGTATTGCCAATTGGCTAGACCCTGCTGCTCCAATGCTGGCCAGAAAGCTGAAGGATGATGGCTATACTACGGGGCATTTTGGGAAATGGCATATGGGTGGCCAACGCGATGTAACTGAAGCACCCTATATCTCAGAATATGGATATGATCAGTCGCTCACAAATTTTGAAGGGATGGGGCCGAAGCTGCTACCGCTTACTAAGGATGAAAATGGAGAGGTGGGCCGTATATGGCAAGATGCTGAGATTCTGGGCGAAGGGTATCACTGGGTGCAACGCTCTGAAATTACCACAGGCTTTATAGATTCGGCTATTACCTTCATGGATAAGGCTTTAGAAGCCGATAAACCTTTCTACGTAGATATTTGGCCAGATGACGTTCATAGTCCATACTGGCCTCCTTTTGAAGAATATGGTGTGGCGAAGGAAGCTGGGAAACGAGGCTTATATCTTGCCGTACTAGAAGCTATGGATAAGCAGTTTGGAAAACTATTTGAATATATTGAATCCAATAAAGAGCTAAAGGATAACACACTGGTGATATTCTGTTCTGATAACGGTCCTGAGCAGGGTGCCGGTAGGGCAGGAGAGCTGAAAGGATATAAGACACACCTGTATGAAGGAGGTATTCGTTCTTCCCTGATCGTATGGGCACCAGGCTTTATGAATAAAAAGGCCGTTGGTACAAGAAATAGGGCGTCTCTGTTTTCAGCCATTGACTTGTCACCCTCTATACTAGATTTTACAGGTACGAAAACCGACAATGGCCTCGTTGATGGAGAAGATATGTTGCCAACACTACTAGGTCAGAAAAAAAGAGTCGCGACAAGCGCCGATTTTTTATAG
- a CDS encoding YdeI/OmpD-associated family protein has translation MTSYNPDIDLYLQEGCGRCPLGGTEDCKVHRWTKELKFLREIVLDCSLTEELKWSIPCYTHKGKNIATAAAFKDYCSLSFFKGSLLSDPDNILDSPGENSQFGRLVKITSVEQIQSLEDVLKAYIYEAIEIEKAGLKVETKKVEDYEMPEEFQARLDQDVDLRKAFEALTPGRKKGYLIYFAQAKQPKTRAARVEKHVGDIIAGKGLHDR, from the coding sequence ATGACTAGTTATAACCCGGATATTGATCTTTATCTACAAGAAGGCTGCGGCCGTTGTCCATTGGGTGGTACCGAAGATTGTAAAGTTCATCGGTGGACTAAAGAGTTAAAATTCTTGAGGGAAATTGTGCTGGATTGTAGTTTAACAGAGGAGCTGAAATGGAGTATTCCATGTTATACTCATAAGGGTAAGAATATTGCCACGGCTGCCGCTTTCAAAGATTACTGTTCACTCAGCTTCTTTAAAGGCTCACTACTCAGTGATCCTGATAACATATTGGATAGCCCAGGCGAGAACTCACAGTTCGGCAGATTAGTTAAAATCACTTCTGTAGAGCAAATCCAAAGCCTAGAGGATGTATTAAAGGCTTATATCTATGAGGCCATTGAGATAGAAAAAGCCGGACTGAAGGTAGAAACCAAGAAAGTGGAAGACTATGAAATGCCAGAAGAATTTCAGGCAAGATTAGATCAGGACGTGGACTTAAGAAAGGCTTTTGAGGCACTCACTCCAGGCCGTAAAAAAGGCTATTTAATTTACTTCGCCCAGGCCAAGCAACCCAAAACCAGAGCAGCTAGAGTAGAAAAGCATGTCGGTGATATTATAGCAGGCAAAGGGCTGCATGATCGGTAG
- a CDS encoding IS3 family transposase, with amino-acid sequence MFEFIEIWYNRKRKHSHLGYKTPEQFNNHNYSKCA; translated from the coding sequence CTGTTCGAATTCATAGAAATATGGTATAACAGAAAAAGAAAACATTCGCACTTAGGATATAAAACGCCTGAACAATTTAATAATCATAACTATTCAAAATGTGCTTAA
- a CDS encoding alpha/beta hydrolase, translating into MMDILFLQGGGDDGYQADAALANSLQRELGREYRIHYPEIQSNNDKADYGWPSAIGEAIKEFEDPLIVVAHSFGGSMLLKYLSENQHPENIKAIFLLSTPFWSGDEDWVQGLKLTDDFDKKLPVDKPTFLYHCKDDDEVTIDHLKKYKDHIPWAKFVELESGGHQLNNDLSVVAEEIRNL; encoded by the coding sequence ATGATGGATATCCTATTCTTACAAGGTGGCGGAGATGACGGCTACCAGGCTGATGCTGCATTAGCCAATTCACTTCAGAGAGAATTGGGCAGAGAATACCGTATACATTATCCCGAAATTCAATCAAATAATGACAAGGCTGATTATGGTTGGCCAAGCGCTATAGGAGAGGCAATAAAAGAATTTGAAGATCCATTGATTGTTGTTGCTCACTCTTTCGGCGGATCAATGCTGTTGAAGTATTTGTCTGAGAATCAACATCCTGAAAATATAAAGGCAATTTTTCTTCTCTCTACACCGTTTTGGAGTGGTGATGAAGATTGGGTTCAGGGCTTGAAGTTGACTGATGATTTTGATAAGAAATTGCCGGTTGATAAACCAACCTTTCTATACCATTGTAAAGATGATGATGAAGTGACTATTGATCATCTAAAAAAGTATAAAGACCATATCCCTTGGGCCAAGTTTGTGGAGTTAGAAAGTGGTGGACATCAATTAAATAATGACCTTTCTGTAGTGGCAGAAGAAATAAGAAATTTATGA
- a CDS encoding YARHG domain-containing protein — protein sequence MKKLLAIYFIILSQGVFSQKLEDCSLCDQKSYSTSDLTNNQLYEIQLLRNEIFARHHYQFQNQRLDEHFSRFDWYTPGAATFSADNLNLHEKHNVELFKERETEIKAQRKQLENELRKFQSAIKNNDAAYLKTVLSDPAQYDGALSILKDVFSGLDVSNLSWFKGQSLYSVTVDNGDYISERKMYIMGKKLSFSVSVPMAHSSVMDGEEAFEYPSEYYSEGESTQVVELIFSNNKLRFLRVVVAG from the coding sequence ATGAAAAAGCTCTTAGCTATATACTTCATAATACTGTCTCAAGGTGTATTTTCCCAAAAATTGGAAGACTGCTCCTTGTGTGATCAGAAATCCTATTCAACCAGTGATCTGACTAATAATCAACTTTACGAGATACAGCTGTTGAGAAATGAGATATTTGCGCGCCATCATTATCAGTTTCAAAACCAAAGACTTGATGAGCATTTTTCCAGATTTGATTGGTATACTCCGGGGGCTGCCACATTCTCTGCAGATAATTTAAATCTACACGAGAAGCACAATGTGGAGTTATTTAAGGAGCGGGAAACTGAGATAAAAGCGCAAAGAAAGCAGTTGGAAAATGAGTTGAGGAAATTCCAATCGGCCATTAAAAATAATGATGCTGCCTATCTTAAAACCGTGCTTTCTGATCCTGCTCAGTATGACGGAGCCTTGTCCATTTTGAAAGATGTTTTTAGTGGTCTAGATGTTTCAAATCTGTCATGGTTTAAAGGCCAATCTTTATACAGCGTAACTGTAGATAATGGAGACTATATCAGTGAAAGAAAAATGTATATTATGGGGAAGAAATTAAGTTTCAGCGTCTCTGTACCTATGGCACATTCGTCAGTTATGGACGGTGAGGAGGCTTTTGAGTATCCTAGTGAATATTATTCAGAGGGCGAAAGTACTCAGGTAGTGGAGCTCATATTTTCTAATAATAAATTAAGGTTTTTAAGGGTTGTGGTAGCTGGTTAA
- a CDS encoding DUF1287 domain-containing protein, giving the protein MTKNLLFTLLFSSLFYFSQAAYAQTNFQNTLADSAFTLTKQRVIYDPSYFSMTYPNGDVPPGKGVCTDVVIRAYRKLDIDLQKLVHEDMVAQFDLYPKNWGLKTTDKNIDHRRVPNLMTFFSRYGKVKSISRNSNDYTPGDIVCWDLGRGITHIGIVSNRKSTDQKRYLIIHNIGGGQVIEDMLFDYEIIGHYEYFN; this is encoded by the coding sequence ATGACTAAGAACTTATTATTTACACTGCTATTTAGCTCACTATTTTATTTCAGTCAAGCGGCTTATGCCCAAACCAATTTCCAAAATACTTTAGCCGATTCTGCATTTACACTAACGAAGCAGCGAGTTATCTATGATCCGTCCTATTTCTCAATGACCTATCCTAATGGCGATGTGCCGCCAGGTAAAGGTGTTTGCACAGATGTAGTAATCAGAGCTTACAGAAAGCTTGACATTGATCTGCAAAAGTTGGTGCATGAAGATATGGTAGCTCAATTTGATTTGTACCCTAAAAATTGGGGCTTAAAAACGACCGATAAAAACATTGACCATCGTAGAGTGCCTAATCTGATGACATTCTTTTCAAGATATGGCAAAGTAAAAAGCATAAGCAGAAATAGTAACGACTATACTCCCGGAGACATTGTATGTTGGGATTTAGGCCGAGGGATTACTCATATTGGTATTGTTTCCAATAGGAAATCAACGGATCAGAAAAGATACTTAATCATTCATAATATTGGAGGAGGGCAAGTGATAGAAGATATGCTGTTTGATTACGAAATTATAGGACATTATGAATATTTTAATTAA
- a CDS encoding DoxX family protein, with translation MVQLIKMDEEVTNFTNLGFPLYLMTIIGIWKLFGVVAILMPKLALLKEWAYAGFFFTMTGAIVSHLFVNDPMVSLFGPALLLVLTVVSWYFRPTSRRVISANV, from the coding sequence ATGGTACAGCTGATAAAAATGGATGAAGAAGTGACCAACTTCACCAATCTGGGCTTTCCACTTTACCTGATGACCATCATTGGCATCTGGAAGCTTTTTGGGGTAGTGGCTATATTAATGCCGAAATTAGCTTTGCTGAAGGAGTGGGCTTATGCCGGTTTCTTCTTCACTATGACAGGAGCCATAGTATCTCACCTTTTTGTTAACGATCCGATGGTTTCATTATTTGGCCCGGCTTTGCTGTTGGTGCTTACTGTGGTATCATGGTATTTCAGGCCCACAAGTAGAAGAGTTATCAGTGCTAATGTATAA
- a CDS encoding DUF4349 domain-containing protein has protein sequence MMRNLSLLILAIVAMFSVACHQASEEMKLEVADKMLDLPAERVYESAASADKNASAAAKQSTTMSKKVVKTGDLAFESKNVEKDYEKIRQLLPKYQAYIEKENQYKSPHRIDIDLIIRVPVNGFDTTFTTISDLAYRLDNRSSNAEDVTERYYDLQARIKNKQALEDRYVQLLNKADDIKDILAIESNLNEVRTDIERLQGQFNYLSKQIGYSTINVSFYEVLPYTYDTSSRKGFGARLLSAMDGGWQGFLSFLVGIATLWPFLIFLIVLIWGLRWWSKRRRVLKAKDKSPE, from the coding sequence ATGATGAGAAATCTTAGTCTACTGATTTTGGCTATTGTCGCCATGTTTTCTGTTGCCTGTCATCAGGCCAGTGAAGAAATGAAGTTAGAGGTTGCTGATAAAATGTTAGATCTCCCTGCTGAGAGGGTATATGAGAGTGCTGCTTCGGCTGATAAAAATGCTTCTGCAGCTGCGAAACAATCAACCACTATGTCAAAGAAGGTGGTGAAAACAGGTGATCTGGCTTTCGAATCAAAAAATGTAGAGAAAGATTATGAGAAGATACGTCAGCTATTACCGAAATATCAGGCATACATCGAGAAGGAAAATCAATATAAATCACCTCATCGGATAGATATAGATTTAATCATTCGTGTGCCGGTAAACGGTTTTGATACCACTTTTACAACCATTAGTGATCTGGCCTACCGTTTAGATAATCGTTCGTCAAATGCTGAGGACGTGACTGAAAGGTACTATGATTTACAGGCCCGCATTAAAAACAAACAAGCCCTGGAAGATAGATATGTGCAACTGCTGAATAAAGCGGACGATATAAAAGACATCCTCGCCATTGAGAGTAATCTTAACGAGGTAAGGACAGACATTGAAAGACTACAAGGGCAATTTAATTATTTGAGCAAGCAAATAGGTTATAGTACCATTAATGTGTCCTTCTACGAAGTGCTGCCTTATACTTATGACACTTCTTCCAGAAAGGGATTTGGCGCTAGACTGCTCAGTGCCATGGACGGTGGTTGGCAGGGTTTTCTCTCATTTTTAGTTGGGATAGCTACATTATGGCCATTTTTGATATTTCTAATTGTGCTTATATGGGGCTTAAGGTGGTGGAGCAAAAGGCGAAGAGTCTTAAAAGCGAAAGATAAAAGTCCTGAATAA
- a CDS encoding transposase → MKKARREFDKEFKQMAVNLCLSGKSTREVADELGLRTELVTRWKREYNEYKEGSFSGHGNQNLTSEQKEIARLKRELHETQLERDILKKAVSIFSKGDNKYSGS, encoded by the coding sequence ATGAAAAAAGCAAGAAGAGAGTTTGACAAGGAGTTTAAACAAATGGCAGTGAACCTGTGCCTGTCAGGAAAAAGTACAAGAGAAGTAGCTGATGAGCTTGGTTTAAGGACTGAGCTTGTTACTCGATGGAAACGTGAATACAATGAGTACAAAGAAGGTAGTTTTTCAGGTCACGGTAATCAGAATTTAACCTCGGAACAAAAGGAGATAGCCCGTTTAAAACGAGAACTGCATGAAACCCAACTAGAAAGGGATATCTTAAAAAAGGCAGTAAGCATCTTCTCCAAGGGAGACAACAAATATTCCGGTTCATAA
- a CDS encoding SRPBCC domain-containing protein has translation MDLKTKINYEEGKQEVLITREFDLPLELLFKAYIQPDIVEQWMGTKVIKLENKNHGSYQFETTDPKGNKHGFNGTIHQMIPNERITRTFEMENSPFPVQLEFLEFTSLSESSSKLSMHIVYRSIEARDSMMQLPFKQGINMAHNRLEQVVKSLI, from the coding sequence ATGGACCTAAAGACCAAAATTAACTATGAAGAGGGTAAGCAGGAGGTGCTGATTACCCGTGAATTTGATCTGCCGCTAGAGCTCTTATTTAAAGCTTACATTCAGCCAGATATTGTGGAACAATGGATGGGCACGAAAGTAATCAAGCTGGAAAACAAGAATCATGGTAGTTATCAATTCGAAACTACTGATCCCAAGGGTAATAAGCATGGTTTCAACGGCACCATTCACCAGATGATTCCTAATGAAAGGATTACACGGACCTTTGAAATGGAAAACTCACCCTTCCCGGTGCAGCTGGAGTTCCTTGAGTTTACCTCACTTTCAGAGAGTAGCAGCAAACTGAGTATGCATATAGTCTATCGGTCTATTGAAGCCAGAGATAGTATGATGCAGTTGCCATTTAAACAAGGAATTAACATGGCACATAACCGATTGGAGCAGGTGGTTAAATCTTTGATATAG
- a CDS encoding IS3 family transposase yields the protein MKEYNHKFGVERMCKVLKVSRSGFYNWSNRRPSMRQLETEKVSACIRNIHSNSRGRYGSPKITEELRDLGWRISRPRVARIMREQGIRSIICRKFRGTTTQSRHNYPVAKNLLNRDFQAKLPGHKWVSDITYIPTNQGWMYLTIIMDLYDRKIIGWSLSRSMACHDTIWPAWRMALINRPTTNQLIFHSDRGVQYATYSFSDHLKSKGIQQSMSRKGNCWDNAVAENFFKILKSELVKHTNSIVFFRPRMTCSNS from the coding sequence ATAAAGGAATACAATCACAAATTTGGTGTTGAGAGGATGTGTAAAGTACTTAAAGTAAGTAGAAGTGGTTTCTATAATTGGAGCAACAGAAGACCATCAATGAGACAGTTGGAGACTGAAAAGGTATCCGCATGTATCAGGAATATACATAGCAATAGCAGAGGAAGGTATGGTAGCCCGAAGATCACCGAGGAGTTACGAGACCTGGGTTGGCGTATCTCTCGCCCCAGAGTGGCAAGAATCATGCGTGAACAGGGCATTAGAAGTATTATTTGCAGAAAATTCAGAGGAACTACTACCCAATCAAGACACAACTATCCTGTAGCTAAAAACCTATTAAACAGAGATTTTCAGGCAAAACTTCCGGGGCATAAATGGGTCTCTGATATTACCTACATCCCCACTAATCAAGGCTGGATGTATTTAACCATCATAATGGATTTGTACGATCGAAAGATTATAGGATGGTCATTGAGTAGGTCTATGGCCTGCCATGATACAATATGGCCAGCCTGGAGAATGGCTTTAATTAATAGGCCAACAACAAACCAATTAATATTTCATTCCGACCGGGGAGTGCAGTATGCCACCTATTCCTTTTCAGATCACCTCAAAAGTAAGGGGATACAACAAAGCATGAGTAGAAAAGGCAATTGCTGGGATAATGCTGTGGCCGAAAATTTCTTTAAGATACTGAAGTCAGAACTGGTCAAGCATACCAATTCTATAGTATTCTTCAGGCCAAGAATGACCTGTTCGAATTCATAG